Proteins co-encoded in one Haloarcula pelagica genomic window:
- a CDS encoding S9 family peptidase, whose amino-acid sequence MYDYDLERYLNVRSAYGASLSPDGQVAFLMDTTGVAQVWTLDEPCGWPEQRTFADEPVSFVDYSPTRSELVFGMDQGGNERQQLYRLDAEGRVRNLTGRPGAKHRWGGWHPDGERFAFASNRRDEAVFDIYVQDRDGDAELVYEGDGWFTVGGWAPDGEKLVVTEAHSSFDQDVYVLDVDSGELDHLTPHEGSVRYTSVSWGPHGEALYLVTDRDSDTLSLARLRLDGTLETVREGGEWNIDGVALDQDTGRLVYSRNVEGYTELTVGELTGPTTVEEFPAPDLPGGLAGGVSWGPGAERFALSVTGRRQNTNVFLVETATGESERWTRASTAGIPSETFVEPEVVRFESFDGREIPALFSLPADAPAGETPVIVDIHGGPESQRRPSFSGLTQYFLSRGYAVFEPNVRGSTGYGKAYTHLDDVEKRLDSVKDLRAGVEWLRDQAAVDPDRIVAMGGSYGGFMVLSALTEYPDLWAAGVDVVGIANFVTFLENTGDWRRSLREAEYGSLAEDREFLESISPINNVDRIAAPLFVLHGENDPRVPVGEAEQIAEQAREQGVPVEKLLFDDEGHGISKRENRIEAYSRVVEFLDQHV is encoded by the coding sequence GTGTACGACTACGACCTCGAACGCTACCTGAACGTCCGCAGCGCCTACGGGGCCTCGCTCAGTCCGGACGGCCAGGTCGCGTTCCTGATGGACACGACCGGTGTCGCCCAGGTCTGGACCCTGGACGAGCCGTGTGGCTGGCCCGAACAGCGGACCTTCGCCGACGAGCCGGTGAGTTTCGTCGACTACTCCCCGACCCGATCGGAACTGGTCTTCGGGATGGACCAGGGGGGCAACGAACGCCAGCAGCTCTACCGCTTAGACGCCGAGGGCCGGGTGCGGAACCTCACCGGCCGGCCCGGCGCCAAACACCGCTGGGGCGGCTGGCACCCCGACGGCGAGCGGTTCGCGTTCGCGTCGAACCGCCGGGACGAGGCCGTCTTCGACATCTACGTCCAGGACCGCGACGGCGACGCCGAACTGGTCTACGAGGGCGACGGCTGGTTCACCGTCGGCGGGTGGGCGCCCGACGGCGAGAAACTGGTCGTCACCGAGGCCCACTCCAGTTTCGATCAGGACGTGTACGTTCTCGATGTCGACAGCGGCGAGCTGGACCATCTGACGCCACACGAGGGGTCGGTCCGGTACACGAGCGTCTCGTGGGGTCCCCACGGCGAGGCGCTGTATCTCGTCACCGACCGGGACAGCGACACGCTCTCGCTTGCGCGGCTCCGACTGGACGGTACGCTGGAGACGGTCCGGGAGGGCGGTGAGTGGAACATCGACGGCGTCGCGCTGGACCAGGACACCGGCCGACTCGTCTACTCGCGCAACGTCGAGGGGTACACCGAACTCACCGTCGGCGAACTGACCGGGCCGACGACCGTCGAGGAGTTCCCGGCGCCGGACCTGCCCGGCGGGCTGGCCGGCGGCGTCTCTTGGGGACCCGGCGCCGAGCGGTTCGCGCTCAGCGTCACCGGCCGGCGACAGAACACGAACGTCTTCCTCGTCGAGACGGCGACTGGCGAAAGCGAACGCTGGACGCGGGCCTCGACGGCCGGCATCCCGAGCGAGACGTTCGTCGAACCCGAGGTGGTCCGCTTCGAGTCGTTCGACGGCCGCGAGATCCCCGCGCTGTTCTCGCTGCCGGCCGACGCCCCGGCCGGCGAGACGCCCGTGATCGTCGACATCCACGGCGGGCCCGAGAGCCAGCGCCGACCCTCTTTCTCCGGGCTGACCCAGTACTTCCTCTCGCGGGGGTACGCCGTCTTCGAGCCCAACGTCCGCGGTTCGACGGGGTACGGGAAGGCCTACACCCACCTCGACGATGTCGAGAAGCGCCTGGACTCGGTGAAAGACCTCCGGGCCGGCGTCGAGTGGCTCCGCGACCAGGCCGCGGTCGATCCCGACCGGATCGTCGCCATGGGCGGCTCCTACGGCGGCTTCATGGTCCTCTCGGCGCTGACAGAGTATCCGGACCTCTGGGCGGCCGGCGTCGACGTGGTCGGGATCGCGAACTTCGTCACGTTCCTCGAAAACACCGGCGACTGGCGCCGGTCGCTTCGGGAGGCCGAGTACGGCTCGCTCGCCGAGGACCGGGAGTTCCTGGAGTCGATCTCGCCGATCAACAACGTCGACCGGATCGCGGCGCCGCTGTTCGTCCTCCACGGCGAGAACGATCCACGCGTGCCGGTCGGCGAGGCCGAACAGATCGCCGAGCAGGCCCGCGAGCAAGGTGTGCCCGTCGAGAAACTGCTCTTCGACGACGAGGGTCACGGCATCAGCAAGCGCGAGAACCGCATCGAGGCCTACAGCCGCGTCGTCGAGTTCCTCGACCAGCACGTCTGA
- a CDS encoding NUDIX hydrolase, translating to MEGVDRARDRVQERLDRLTEGERSPTVNQETVVATAEQYRTAIDRSLDGVFGVRVAITNEEGDVLVTPGEDDRLPYGETDPGESIGTAARRIAQAQTGIDCVPREATEATIRGIRNGDDPGSKAVYRLAVVYVADAVDPAAPADGHWEPTHAVDAPV from the coding sequence ATGGAGGGGGTCGACCGGGCGCGTGACCGGGTACAGGAACGGTTAGACCGGCTCACCGAGGGGGAACGGTCGCCGACGGTGAACCAGGAGACCGTGGTGGCGACCGCCGAGCAGTACCGGACAGCGATCGATCGGTCGCTCGACGGCGTCTTCGGGGTCCGGGTCGCGATCACCAACGAGGAGGGCGACGTGTTGGTGACACCCGGGGAGGACGACAGGCTTCCCTACGGGGAAACCGACCCGGGGGAGTCGATCGGGACGGCCGCACGACGGATCGCACAGGCACAGACCGGCATCGACTGTGTCCCGCGCGAGGCCACCGAGGCGACGATCCGCGGGATCCGCAACGGCGACGACCCGGGATCGAAGGCCGTCTACCGGCTCGCTGTCGTCTACGTGGCCGACGCCGTCGATCCGGCAGCTCCCGCGGACGGTCACTGGGAGCCCACGCACGCCGTCGACGCCCCGGTGTGA
- a CDS encoding NAD(P)-dependent glycerol-1-phosphate dehydrogenase has translation MFDKRTWIRLPRNVVVGHDVLGETIHAVEELHLTGRPLVVSSPTPHDVAGERVVEQFAAQGYEPAEIVIEEASFGAVETVIDHAESVEAGFLLGVGGGKAIDITKMAADDLGLGFVSVPTAASHDGIVSGRGSVPEGDTRHSVAAEPPLAVVADTAILAEAPWRLTTAGCADIISNYTAVRDWELAQRLQNVEYSEYAGALARMTAEMLVENAGSVKRGLEESAWIVVKALVSSGVAMSIAGSSRPASGAEHLFSHQLDRLVPEAALHGHQVGVGSIITAYLQDGEKGMWRNIRDALAQIGAPTTAEELGIDDETVVEALTTAHEIRDRYTILGNGMNEEAAIEAATVTGVI, from the coding sequence ATGTTCGACAAGCGCACCTGGATCCGGCTCCCGCGCAACGTCGTGGTCGGCCACGACGTGCTCGGGGAGACGATCCACGCCGTCGAGGAACTCCACCTCACCGGCCGACCGCTGGTCGTTTCGAGCCCGACACCCCACGACGTGGCCGGCGAACGGGTCGTCGAGCAGTTCGCCGCCCAGGGGTACGAGCCGGCCGAAATCGTCATCGAAGAGGCGAGTTTCGGGGCCGTCGAGACGGTCATCGACCACGCAGAGTCCGTCGAGGCGGGCTTCCTGCTGGGGGTCGGCGGGGGCAAGGCCATCGACATCACGAAGATGGCCGCCGACGACCTGGGGCTGGGGTTCGTCTCCGTGCCGACCGCGGCCAGTCACGACGGCATCGTCTCGGGCCGGGGGTCGGTGCCCGAAGGCGACACGCGCCACAGCGTCGCGGCCGAGCCGCCGCTCGCGGTCGTCGCCGACACCGCGATACTCGCAGAGGCCCCCTGGCGGCTGACCACCGCCGGCTGTGCGGACATCATCTCGAACTACACGGCGGTCCGGGACTGGGAACTGGCCCAGCGGCTCCAGAACGTCGAATACTCCGAGTATGCCGGCGCGCTGGCCCGGATGACCGCCGAGATGCTCGTCGAGAACGCGGGGTCGGTCAAACGCGGTCTGGAGGAGTCGGCCTGGATCGTCGTGAAGGCGCTGGTCTCCTCGGGCGTCGCGATGTCGATCGCCGGCTCCTCGCGGCCGGCCTCCGGGGCCGAACACCTCTTTTCGCACCAACTGGACCGGCTCGTTCCCGAGGCGGCGCTGCACGGCCACCAGGTCGGCGTCGGCTCGATCATCACGGCGTACCTCCAGGACGGCGAGAAGGGGATGTGGCGCAACATCCGCGACGCGCTGGCACAGATCGGCGCCCCGACGACCGCCGAGGAACTGGGGATCGACGACGAGACGGTCGTCGAGGCGCTGACGACCGCCCACGAGATCCGCGACCGCTACACCATCCTCGGCAACGGGATGAACGAGGAAGCGGCGATCGAAGCCGCGACCGTCACGGGCGTCATCTGA